The DNA sequence GGACCGACGGTTAAAGTCCGGATGGGAGGCAGTGCGCGGCGGGCAGGCACCGGCAGCAGAGCCGTGGCCGTGCGGCCGTCCTCTCCAGGCACGTCCCGCACGGGGCACGCGGCGTTCCCGGCGCCGTCGTCCCCGCTTTTCGTCGTTTCTCACGACAGCCCCGGAGTCCATGCCCGAAGAGGCAGGAGGACCCCGGTGGCCACCGCGACCGAAGCAGACGCGATGCGACGCGCCATCGCGCTCGCCGCGCGCGCCCTCGGTTCCACGAGCCCCAACCCCGTCGTCGGCTGCGTCGTCCTCGACGCCGCCGGACGGGTCGCCGGCGAGGGCTGGCACCGGCGCGCCGGAGCCGCGCACGCCGAGGTGGAGGCGCTGCGCGCCGCCGCCGCGGCCGGGCGCGACGTCCGGGGCGGCACCGCCGTCGTCACCCTCGAACCCTGCAACCACACCGGACGCACCGGCCCCTGCGCCCAGGCGCTGATCGCCGCCGGCGTCGCCCGGGTCGTCTACGCCGTCGCCGACCCCACCCCGGCGGCCACCGGCGGCGCGGCCACCCTCGCGGCGGCCGGCGTGGACACCGAGGGCGGCCTGCTCGCCGACGAGGCCGCGGCCGGCAACACCGCCTGGCTCACCGCCGTGCTGCGCGGCCGGCCCTTCGTGCTCTGGAAGTACGCCGCCACCCTGGACGGCCGCAGCGCCGCCGCCGACGGCACCAGCCGCTGGATCACGTCGGCCGGCTCCCGCGCCGACGTCCACCGGCTGCGCGCCGAGGCCGACGCCGTCGTCGTCGGCTCCGGCACCCTGCGCGCCGACGACCCGCACCTCGCCGTCCGCGGCCTCCCGGGCGACCGCGCCGTCACCCAGCCGCTGCGCGTCGTCGTCGACACCCACGCCACGATCCGCCCCGGCGCCCGGGTGCTGGACGACGCGGCGCCCACCCTGATCGCCGTCGGCAAGGACGCCGACACCGGGCACCTGCCCGGGGTGGACGTCGCCCGGCTGCCCGCCGACGGCACCGGGATCGACATCCCCGCCCTGCTCGCCGAGTTGTACGGCCGCGGCGTGCGGTCCGTCCTGCTGGAGGGCGGCCCCCGGCTCGCCGGCGCCTTCCTGGCCGCCGGCGCCGTGGACCGCGTCGTCGCCTACCTCGCCCCGGCCCTCCTCGGCGCCGGACCCGCCGCCCTCGGGGACGCCGGCATCGGCACCATCGACCGGGCCCTGCGCCTGGACGTGACCGACGTCGCCCGCATCGGCCCCGACCTGCGGGTCACCGCCGCACCCCTCGCCACCGCCCCAGAGGAGAACTGAGAAGTGTTCACCGGAATCGTCGAAGAACTGGGCGAGGTCGTCGCCGTGGAACGCCAGGGCGACTCGGCCCGGTTCCGGCTGCGCGGCCCGCTCGTCACGGAGGACGCCGGGCACGGCGACTCGATCGCGGTCAACGGCGTCTGCCTGACGGTCGTCACCACCGCGGACGGCGAGTTCACCGCCGACGTGATGGCCGAGACCCTCGACCGCTCCAGCCTGGGCGCCCTCGACGCCGGCGCGCGCGTCAACCTGGAACGTCCGATGAAGCTGGGCGGACGGCTCGGCGGCCACCTGGTCCAGGGGCATGTGGACGGCACCGGGACCATCACCGAGCGGACGCCCGGGGAGCACTGGGAGACCGTACGGGTCTCGCTCCCCGCGCAGCTCGCCCGGTACGTCGTCGACAAGGGGTCGATCACCGTGGACGGCGTCAGCCTGACCGTCGTCGAGGCCGGGGACGACTGGTTCACCGTCAGCCTCATCCCCACCACGCTGGAGATGACCACCCTCGGCATCAAGAAGACCGGTGATCCGGTCAACCTGGAGGTCGACGTGCTCGCGAAGTACACCGAGCGGCTGCTCGGTCATGTCCCGGCCACCGAGCGGCTGCTGGGCGACCGGATCGCCAAGGGGGGCCGGGCATGAGCGCCGTCTCCTGGCTCGGCGACGAGGCGTTCGCCGCCTTCGGCCAGCACGTCATCTGGTCCGACCTGATCGGCAACACGGCCGGGCTGGTCGCCCTGGCCCTCGGCTGGAAGCGGTCCATATGGACCTGGCCCGTCCAGTTCCTCGCCGGCCTGATCCTCGTCACCGCCTACGCCACCGCCCACCTCGGCGGCGGCGTGGGCAAGCAGCTCCTCGTCATCGGCGTCTCGGTGTGGGGCTGGCGGCAGTGGCACCTCGGGCGGCGCGAGACGCAGGACGGCCTCGCCGTGCGCTTCGCGACCTGGCGTGAACGGGCCCTGCTGCTCGGCGGGACGGCCGTGGGCACGCTGGCCGTCGGCGGGCTGTTCACCGCCGTGCCCGAGCTGTCCTGGAACCCCTGGCCGG is a window from the Streptomyces mobaraensis genome containing:
- the ribD gene encoding bifunctional diaminohydroxyphosphoribosylaminopyrimidine deaminase/5-amino-6-(5-phosphoribosylamino)uracil reductase RibD, yielding MATATEADAMRRAIALAARALGSTSPNPVVGCVVLDAAGRVAGEGWHRRAGAAHAEVEALRAAAAAGRDVRGGTAVVTLEPCNHTGRTGPCAQALIAAGVARVVYAVADPTPAATGGAATLAAAGVDTEGGLLADEAAAGNTAWLTAVLRGRPFVLWKYAATLDGRSAAADGTSRWITSAGSRADVHRLRAEADAVVVGSGTLRADDPHLAVRGLPGDRAVTQPLRVVVDTHATIRPGARVLDDAAPTLIAVGKDADTGHLPGVDVARLPADGTGIDIPALLAELYGRGVRSVLLEGGPRLAGAFLAAGAVDRVVAYLAPALLGAGPAALGDAGIGTIDRALRLDVTDVARIGPDLRVTAAPLATAPEEN
- a CDS encoding riboflavin synthase, coding for MFTGIVEELGEVVAVERQGDSARFRLRGPLVTEDAGHGDSIAVNGVCLTVVTTADGEFTADVMAETLDRSSLGALDAGARVNLERPMKLGGRLGGHLVQGHVDGTGTITERTPGEHWETVRVSLPAQLARYVVDKGSITVDGVSLTVVEAGDDWFTVSLIPTTLEMTTLGIKKTGDPVNLEVDVLAKYTERLLGHVPATERLLGDRIAKGGRA
- a CDS encoding nicotinamide mononucleotide transporter family protein, whose protein sequence is MSAVSWLGDEAFAAFGQHVIWSDLIGNTAGLVALALGWKRSIWTWPVQFLAGLILVTAYATAHLGGGVGKQLLVIGVSVWGWRQWHLGRRETQDGLAVRFATWRERALLLGGTAVGTLAVGGLFTAVPELSWNPWPDAYIFVGTLAAMVAQARGLVEFWFAWLLVDFVGVPLAFSSGLAFGGVVYVVYLGLVLWGLRDWWLRSRAAARRAPAAGPALTRAA